From the Natrinema amylolyticum genome, the window TCCGTACCTGCTGGTGACTGCCCTCGCCCTCTACTTCCTCTCGCCGACCCAGCGCCGCTTCAACGAACTGCTCGTCGCGTACGCGCTCAACACGCTGGTCGGATCGTTGTTCTATACGCTGTTTATCGCCTACGGACCGCGCAATCACCTGTCGACCGTCAGCGGGCTGATGTACGAGTTCTATCCCCAGACCCAGGAACTCACGGCAGAGGTTTCGGCGAACACGAACGTCTTTCCGTCGCTCCACACGTCGCTGGCGGTCATCGTCGCGTTGTTCGCCTGGCGGTCGCGCCGAGAGTACCCCAGATGGTTCTCGATTGCGTCGGTCGTCGCTACCCTCGTCGTCTTCTCGACGATGTATCTCGGCATTCACTGGTTGATCGACGTCGTCGCGGGCGTCGCACTCGGGGTCTGGTGTGTCCTCACCGCCGAGCGACTCGTCGCTCGCGCAGAGGGTGAGACCGATCGCGTTTCGGTTTCGGACGACCGCGAGACGGGCATCGCGTCGGAGACGAACGACTGAGCGACTCGTCCGTTCGATCGCCCGACGGATCAGCCCGCGTAGTCGCTCCCGACGACCTCCCGAATCCGCTCGGCGGTCACCTTCCCGACGCCGTCCGCTTCCTGTAACTCGTCTTCCGTCGCGATCATCACCGCCTCGACGGTGCCGAACTCCTCGAGCAGCGACCGGGCCGTGACGGGGCCGATTTCGGCGATCGAGGAGACCACGTACTCCTGTTGTTCGCTCAGGGTCTTGGCCCCTTTTTCGCCGTGGACCGACACCTCCCGGTCGGCGGTCTCCTGTTCCCGACCGGCGATTACCGCGAGCAGGTCCGTCGTATCGTCCTCGCCGTCGGTCCGCAGGACGCTCGCACCGAAGTCGACGGCGAGACTCGAGAGCGCGCCCCGGACCGCGTTCGGGTGGACGTCCCGCTGTTCGTACAGCCCCTCGCCCTCGACGATTACGATCGGCCGCGAGTAGTGGCGGGCCATCGCGCCGACCTGCTCGAAGACCGAGCGGTCGCCGCCGACCAGCGAGTCGACGAAGTCCGCGACGGACTTCCGTTCGACGACGACCCGGTCCGACAGGACGTAGTCGCCGACGTCGAGCGTCTCGAGGGAGACCTCGTAGGCCTCCCGTCGCGAGAGTTCGCGGGCGATGTTCGCGTCCATCTCCCGCTGGTCGGCGACGACCGCGACGGCGTCGCCCTCGGCGTGGGGCTCGTGGGTTTCGACGTCCTCGTCGATCTCGTCCGTCCCCTCTCGCTCGTCACTACCCGTTTCCGAGTTCTTTTCGTCGAATTCCTGCAGTCCCGGGCTCGCTGTGACCCCTTCGCTTCCGCTGGAAGAATCGCCGACAGCGTCGGCTTCACTGCCGTCCTCGTCTACTTTCACTCCACTCTCGCCTGCCCCTCCGAAATCGGTCAGCGACTGCTGTGAATCGTCGAGTTCCTCGGCGATTTCGGGGGCCAGTCCTTTCAGCTCACGCAGTTCGTTTTCCATCTCCTTCTCCCGGCGCTGCGAGATCCAGAAGTAGGCCTCGTCGCGGGTGTCCTCGGCCATGAGGACGACGACGCGGCCCTCGGACTGGCGACCGGTTCGGCCCTTCCGCTGGATCGACCGGATCGCCGTCGGCACGGGCTCGTAGAAGAGCACGAGGTCGACCTCCGGGACGTCCAGCCCCTCCTCGGCGACCGACGTCGAGACGAGCACCTCGAACTCGCCGGCACGGAACTCGTCTAACACCTCCTGCTGTTGGTTCTGGGTCATCCCGTCGGACCCCTCGCGGTCGCCCTGTCCGACGAATCGCTTCGCGTCGAAGCTCTCCGAGAGGAAGTCAGTCAGCGCCTCCGCCGTGTCGCGGGACTCGGTGAAGACGATCACTCGTTCGCCGCCCTCGAGGCCCAGCGTCTCGGCGAGCAGCATCCGAGCCTTGCTGTACTTGGGGTGGATCTCGTCGAAACTCTCGGCTTTCCGCATGGCCTCGCGCACCCGCGGATCGGAGACCATCCGCTGGCTCGCCTTCGACGCCCCCGACGAGCGGGCCTGATTGCGCTGGCGCTCGAAGTAGCGACGCAGCGCCTCGACGCTCTGGGTCTCGACCAGCGTGACGGCCTGCCGGAGCTTCATCACTTCCGCATGAATGGACATCCCCTCGAACCCCTCGGACTGGTCGTTGTTGATCAGCTCCTGGAGTTCGGCCCGCATCCGATTCAGATCCTTCTGGGACTGGTCGGGCTGGGTCGAACTCGCGACGCCGAGTTCTTTGAGCTTCTCGAGGCGCTCTTTGATGACCTCGTTCAGCGCGTCCCGGATCTCGAGGACCTCGTCGGGGAGGTCGATGCGCTCCCACTCGACGTCGGTGTCGTGGGTGAACTCGTCGACGTCGGCGTCCTCTTCGGTCATCACCTCGACCTCGTCCAGCCCGAGGTTTTCACAGACCTCGAGGATGGCCTCCTCGTCGCCGCCGGGCGAGGCCGACATCCCGGTGACGAGCGGCCGTTCGGCGTCGGCGTGGTAGCGCTCGGCGATGTAGTTGTAGGCGTAGTCGCCGGTCGCACGGTGACACTCGTCGAAGGTGATGTGTGTCACGTCGGAAAGCGAGATCCGGCTCCCGACGAGGTCGTTCTCGATCACCTGCGGGGTCGCCATCACGACCGTCGCCGACTCCCACATCTCGGCGCGGTCCTCGGGACTCACGTCGCCCGTGAAGACGACGATCTCCTCGTCGGGAATCCGGAGCGCTTCGCGGTAGAAATCCGCGTGCTGCTGGACGAGGGGTTTCGTCGGTGCGAGCATCAGCGACTTCCCGCCGACCTCGTCGAGGCGACGCGCTGTGACGAGCAGACTCACCGTCGTCTTCCCCAGCCCGGTCGGGAGGCAGACGAGCGTGTGGTGGTTCGCGGCCGTCCCCGCGAGCTTCAGCTGGTAGAGTCGCCGTTCTAAGAAGTCGGGCTCGAGGAGCGGATGCTCGATAGAAGCGATTTCCTCGTCCGTCGTAGCCATTACCTGCCGTTCATCGCCGCCGCGAATAAGGGTTCCCGTACCGCGGTGAAAGTGAAACGCGGCTCACTGCTCCGACAGCGGCGGCAGCCACCACGTTATCGCCACCGCGACGGCGACGAACCCGGCAAGTAGCAGATACGCCTCGTCGAAGTAGCCCCGGTCGGCGAGCGCGCCGAACAGGACCGGACTCAACGCGCCGATGGTCATGTAAACGGTCCGCAGGAAGCCCAGGCCGGTTCCCTGCATGTCCGCCGGGAACGCCGCGGTCATGTACGGCAGCGTGATCGTGCCGTAGCCGAGGATGCTCGAGAGGAAGACGGTCCCGACGACGACGGGCCAGAACCCCTCGAGGAAGGGGAGCGCGACTAACGAGAGGACGACGATGCCGAGGACGGGCGGCAGCGATTTCCGGATACCGAACCGGTCGTACAGCCGTCCCGTCAGCGGTTGGACGACGATTCCGGCCGCGAAGAACGCGCTGAAGAGACCGGTCGCGACCCCCTCGGAGAACCCCTTGATCTGGATCAGATAGGTCGGATAGAAGCCCGTAAACGCCTGCCAGACGCAGTAGGTCAGGATCTGGATCGCCGCCACGGTGACGATTTCGGGCCGGCGCAGTTCCGACAGGACGTAGCGAGCCGTCTCGAGGGAGACGCTGTCGACGGCGCTCT encodes:
- a CDS encoding DEAD/DEAH box helicase; this encodes MATTDEEIASIEHPLLEPDFLERRLYQLKLAGTAANHHTLVCLPTGLGKTTVSLLVTARRLDEVGGKSLMLAPTKPLVQQHADFYREALRIPDEEIVVFTGDVSPEDRAEMWESATVVMATPQVIENDLVGSRISLSDVTHITFDECHRATGDYAYNYIAERYHADAERPLVTGMSASPGGDEEAILEVCENLGLDEVEVMTEEDADVDEFTHDTDVEWERIDLPDEVLEIRDALNEVIKERLEKLKELGVASSTQPDQSQKDLNRMRAELQELINNDQSEGFEGMSIHAEVMKLRQAVTLVETQSVEALRRYFERQRNQARSSGASKASQRMVSDPRVREAMRKAESFDEIHPKYSKARMLLAETLGLEGGERVIVFTESRDTAEALTDFLSESFDAKRFVGQGDREGSDGMTQNQQQEVLDEFRAGEFEVLVSTSVAEEGLDVPEVDLVLFYEPVPTAIRSIQRKGRTGRQSEGRVVVLMAEDTRDEAYFWISQRREKEMENELRELKGLAPEIAEELDDSQQSLTDFGGAGESGVKVDEDGSEADAVGDSSSGSEGVTASPGLQEFDEKNSETGSDEREGTDEIDEDVETHEPHAEGDAVAVVADQREMDANIARELSRREAYEVSLETLDVGDYVLSDRVVVERKSVADFVDSLVGGDRSVFEQVGAMARHYSRPIVIVEGEGLYEQRDVHPNAVRGALSSLAVDFGASVLRTDGEDDTTDLLAVIAGREQETADREVSVHGEKGAKTLSEQQEYVVSSIAEIGPVTARSLLEEFGTVEAVMIATEDELQEADGVGKVTAERIREVVGSDYAG
- a CDS encoding phosphatase PAP2 family protein, giving the protein MSLGYVTLITIAVVCIGVTATCAFCVRSSTLPRTVAELERRGRSIAPYLGATMLILLAKRWTHHRRLELSYALDWDITAEIYAVEGSFVAVLQNIVPDALIGFFSAMYMFGFPYLLVTALALYFLSPTQRRFNELLVAYALNTLVGSLFYTLFIAYGPRNHLSTVSGLMYEFYPQTQELTAEVSANTNVFPSLHTSLAVIVALFAWRSRREYPRWFSIASVVATLVVFSTMYLGIHWLIDVVAGVALGVWCVLTAERLVARAEGETDRVSVSDDRETGIASETND
- a CDS encoding MFS transporter, encoding MRAFLTDGRGEILLAVAAGWFLSIGVRLAYPVLLPYLRRAYGLDLTTAGFLLTALWLCYALGQLPGGLLADRFGEGNVLVASTVISAVTLGLVAVAGSAPVVYLATAAFGFGTALYGVARFTTLSDIYPDNDGTAIGVTMAAGQAGNTLLPLAAGGIASAFAWQYGFGLAVPAFALVAIGLRLVVPARTSSAESAVDSVSLETARYVLSELRRPEIVTVAAIQILTYCVWQAFTGFYPTYLIQIKGFSEGVATGLFSAFFAAGIVVQPLTGRLYDRFGIRKSLPPVLGIVVLSLVALPFLEGFWPVVVGTVFLSSILGYGTITLPYMTAAFPADMQGTGLGFLRTVYMTIGALSPVLFGALADRGYFDEAYLLLAGFVAVAVAITWWLPPLSEQ